From a region of the Carassius auratus strain Wakin chromosome 31, ASM336829v1, whole genome shotgun sequence genome:
- the LOC113050425 gene encoding haloacid dehalogenase-like hydrolase domain-containing protein 3 produces the protein MRGPVRWVLWDVKDTVLKVRRSVGEQYCSEAERAGLKLPAAQVETAFRQAYRQLSSLFPNYGRAQGMNSQEWWTGLVRDTFAQCGVDDPALLDSLANKLYHNFSGPENWEVFPDSNRTLMFCTALGLKQGVVSNFDKRLEGILRGCGLLTHFSFLLTSEEAGVAKPDPGIFTQALVRCGVPASSVVYVGDHYVNDYLTSRSLGIQGYLLDRQNCNRHLNVPPQHRLQSLDELPARLKQDAA, from the exons ATGCGGGGGCCGGTGCGTTGGGTATTATGGGATGTGAAGGACACAGTGTTAAAGGTCCGTCGCTCGGTTGGAGAGCAGTACTGCAGCGAAGCAGAGCGAGCAGGACTAAAACTGCCCGCTGCACAGGTAGAAACTGCTTTCAGACAGGCCTACAGGCAGCTATCTAGCCTATTTCCCAACTATGGCAGAGCTCAGGGCATGAACAGCCAGGAGTGGTGGACTGGACTAGTGAGGGACACTTTTGCCCAGTGTGGGGTAGATGACCCTGCTTTACTGGATAGTCTAGCCAACAAACTCTATCATAACTTTAGTGGACCAGAAAACTGGGAG GTGTTTCCTGATTCTAATAGAACTCTGATGTTCTGCACCGCTTTGGGACTCAAGCAAGGCGTTGTTTCCAACTTTGACAAGCGTTTGGAAGGGATCCTTCGGGGATGTGGCCTTCTCACTCACTTCTCATTTCTCCTGACCTCAGAAGAAGCTGGGGTTGCTAAACCAGACCCTGGCATTTTTACCCAGGCGCTCGTGCGGTGTGGTGTTCCAGCCTCCAGTGTAGTTTATGTTGGGGACCATTATGTGAATGACTACCTGACCTCACGCTCATTGGGTATTCAAGGTTACCTGCTTGACAGACAAAACTGTAACAGGCACCTTAATGTTCCCCCACAGCATAGACTACAGAGCCTAGATGAACTACCAGCTCGACTGAAACAGGATGCAGCCTGA